From Methylopila sp. M107, a single genomic window includes:
- a CDS encoding PhoH family protein, translated as MAFEDNRHASSLFGGHDQNLAFIERRLGVEASVRGNVVAIRGPAEACQQAKKVLDTLYDRVKRGEQVSLGDVDGAIRMTVSQGSLFPGDAGEAPRPGFAQVSTRKKTVVARTAAQDAYMRALASHELVFATGPAGTGKTYIAVAWAAALIERGEADRIILSRPAVEAGERLGFLPGDMKEKVDPYLRPLYDALYDVMPPEKVERGLTSGMIEIAPLAFMRGRTLGNAIVLLDEAQNTSSMQMKMFLTRLGENSRMIITGDPTQIDLPSGQVSGLAEAIGLLENVEGVGVSRFSAQDVVRHELVARIVRAYEGAHPSPSV; from the coding sequence ATGGCGTTCGAGGACAACCGCCACGCGTCGAGCCTGTTCGGCGGGCACGACCAGAACCTGGCGTTCATCGAGCGCCGTCTCGGCGTCGAGGCGTCGGTTCGCGGCAACGTCGTCGCGATCCGGGGGCCCGCGGAGGCCTGCCAGCAGGCCAAGAAGGTGCTCGATACGCTCTACGACCGTGTGAAGCGCGGCGAGCAGGTCTCGCTCGGCGACGTCGACGGCGCGATCCGGATGACGGTGAGCCAGGGCTCGCTTTTTCCGGGCGACGCTGGCGAGGCGCCGCGTCCCGGTTTCGCGCAGGTCTCGACCCGTAAGAAGACCGTTGTGGCGCGCACCGCCGCGCAGGACGCCTATATGCGGGCGCTGGCGAGCCATGAGCTCGTCTTCGCGACGGGGCCGGCCGGCACCGGCAAGACCTATATCGCGGTCGCCTGGGCCGCGGCCCTGATCGAGCGCGGCGAGGCCGACCGGATCATCCTGTCGCGCCCTGCGGTCGAGGCCGGCGAGCGGCTCGGCTTCCTGCCCGGCGACATGAAGGAGAAGGTCGATCCGTATCTGCGCCCGCTCTACGACGCGCTGTACGACGTGATGCCGCCCGAAAAAGTCGAGCGCGGCCTGACCTCCGGCATGATCGAGATCGCGCCGCTCGCCTTTATGCGCGGCCGGACGCTCGGCAACGCGATTGTGCTGCTCGACGAGGCGCAGAACACGTCTTCGATGCAGATGAAGATGTTTTTGACCCGTCTCGGCGAGAACAGCCGCATGATCATCACGGGCGATCCGACGCAGATCGACCTGCCGTCCGGTCAGGTCTCGGGTCTCGCGGAGGCGATCGGGCTGCTCGAAAACGTCGAGGGCGTCGGCGTCTCGCGCTTTTCCGCGCAGGACGTGGTGCGTCACGAGCTGGTTGCGCGTATCGTGCGCGCCTATGAGGGCGCGCATCCGAGCCCCAGCGTATGA